The Cydia pomonella isolate Wapato2018A chromosome 23, ilCydPomo1, whole genome shotgun sequence region CGAACAAGATTCGTCAGACAGTTCGGACATCTCTGACTTTTTAGAGTCAGAAACAGACTCCGAGCCAGTGTGGGACAGTGAATCAGAGTCTGACGACGAAGAACCGTCCTCTCCTGTGTCTTCGGCCTCAACAGCTTCGTCAGAAATGTGGAGCGACGACGCGCTAATTGCCAAGGTGTGTGCTTTCCAATTGCAACCTGGGCTTAAGGAAATTGCGTCAAAATCTCCTGTAGATTTTTTAAACTTGATGTTCCAAAAACCGTTATTTGaaagtttagtaaaaaatattaacaagcACGGAACAAAACTGCTGAACGAAAACAGCATACAAGAATGGAATGATGTGACAATAAAAGAGTTCCACGTCTTTTTAGGATCAATTCTGAACGTCGGAACTATAAACACGACCGTAGCGGCAGACTTCTGGAACGAAGCTCGAGGCGTATTCCTTCCTAAAAATTATATGACTGAAAAGAGATTTTTGATGATACTTAAATGTCTCAATTTCGCAGAAGACATCCCtgagaaaaaaaatagaatgtCCAAAGTGTCTTTAATAGTCAAATACTTTAACGATGTGATGAAAAAGGTGGTTACTCCTGAAAAGACACTGTGCATAGATGAATCGATTGGCCCGTTTCATGAACATTTATACTTATTGTCAGATCAACACGGTCTTGTGcataaattattagtttacaaAGGCATTGGTGAGGACGAGTTAGAAGAAATGACGAAACGCGAGATTGATAATTTTATCCATGCTCGCGGTAATGAAGTTGTGAAAAAATTGCTCGAAGATAAACTTGATGTCGGCCATTCCGTGTACATGGACAGTGATTACAACTCTTTAGGACTTGCAAAGTTCTTAGTAGCTCGAAACACACATGTAACTGGAACTTTGAAACGCAAAAGAGAAGGAAACCCACCAGAAATAATCGAGAAAGAGCTGAACATAGGCGACAAAATTACTAAATACAAGATGGTATCAGTGTTATTATATGGAAAGAGAATGTTGATCACCATGTTGTAATGATATCTTCAGAGCACGGCAGCGAATGGCGGGAACACGTCAACAAATATAAGCAATCTATAAAAAAACCAGCGTGTGTCTGGGAATTCAAGCAATACAGGGATGGCGTAAGAACACATGATGAAATGATGTCGGACTATTATTACATGCCGGAGAAACTGGCGTGGCACAAGAGAGTAGGGATACATATATTTCAGATGTTACTTCTGAATgcttataatttatacaaaagGTACGGGGAAAAGCCACCACTTAAGCGATTCCTGAAGTTCAGACAGGTTGTGATTGGTCATCTTCTATCAGGTGGTGATTCAGACTCAGTTTAATTTAtgatttagtttaattttacatataaatatgttttatttcagttataaaaatt contains the following coding sequences:
- the LOC133530633 gene encoding piggyBac transposable element-derived protein 4-like; protein product: METANVKAESSQEDTHDVENEDEITSKIAEPPNGHDSCSEQDSSDSSDISDFLESETDSEPVWDSESESDDEEPSSPVSSASTASSEMWSDDALIAKVCAFQLQPGLKEIASKSPVDFLNLMFQKPLFESLVKNINKHGTKLLNENSIQEWNDVTIKEFHVFLGSILNVGTINTTVAADFWNEARGVFLPKNYMTEKRFLMILKCLNFAEDIPEKKNRMSKVSLIVKYFNDVMKKVVTPEKTLCIDESIGPFHEHLYLLSDQHGLVHKLLVYKGIGEDELEEMTKREIDNFIHARGNEVVKKLLEDKLDVGHSVYMDSDYNSLGLAKFLVARNTHVTGTLKRKREGNPPEIIEKELNIGDKITKYKMVSVLLYGKRMLITML